From a single Natronorubrum tibetense GA33 genomic region:
- a CDS encoding AMP-dependent synthetase/ligase, producing the protein MDLYEAEAAFEHPVLELDTLAEMFEASVDRNGDRPAQQYKGGIYSRSIASGGDDTPLEPAPNGEYATITYDRMGELVRRLAAGFRDLGIADGERVGIFADTRMEWALSDFAVLAAGGVVTTVYKSSSPDQIRYLLDDPGASGVIVENETLLERVLDVGDDLALEFIVVLDDLESDEYADREDILTLADLYRRGAERFERDEYESWLDERDTADLASLIYTSGTTGQPKGVRLTHKNLRSNVNQTYRRYGPRPDKDADDPTIDDETQVVSFLPLAHVFERTCGHFMLFAAGGCVAYAESPETLTEDLPAVAPDSMTSVPRVYEKLYDGIRERAAQDEAKADVFEWAVDVARRYQAADEPSDELEGELESADQLVFAEIRESMGGNIESLISGGGSLSPELCRLFHGMGLPIYEGYGMTEASPVVATNPPADTRIGTIGPALSGLETKIDSSVVSDDDFDDEGDIGELLIRGPNVTDGYWNKPDATEGAFTKDEDGNRWFRTGDIVHERPDGYLEFRERAKQLVVLSTGKNVAPAPIEDAFASVDVVEQCLVVGDGEKFVGALLVPNVDALRSRAESEDVTLPDDIDALVEDEWVLEQVDAAVDDVNEAFESYETIKQFRLIPEEFTEANDLMTPTMKKKRSKIEDRYDHLVEEIYADDETVGASSD; encoded by the coding sequence ATGGACCTATACGAGGCCGAAGCCGCGTTCGAACATCCGGTACTCGAACTCGACACGCTGGCCGAGATGTTCGAGGCGAGCGTCGACCGAAACGGCGACCGACCCGCTCAGCAATACAAGGGTGGCATCTACAGCCGATCGATCGCCAGTGGTGGAGACGATACGCCGCTCGAGCCGGCCCCCAATGGCGAGTACGCGACGATCACTTACGATCGAATGGGCGAACTCGTCCGCCGACTCGCGGCGGGCTTTCGTGACCTCGGTATCGCCGACGGTGAACGAGTGGGAATCTTCGCGGACACGCGCATGGAGTGGGCACTGTCCGACTTCGCGGTCTTGGCCGCCGGCGGCGTCGTGACGACCGTCTACAAGAGTTCCTCGCCCGACCAGATTCGGTACCTGCTCGACGACCCCGGCGCCTCGGGGGTCATCGTCGAGAACGAGACACTCCTCGAGCGCGTCCTCGATGTCGGAGACGATCTCGCCCTCGAGTTCATCGTCGTTCTCGACGACCTCGAGAGCGACGAGTACGCGGACCGCGAGGACATCCTCACGCTCGCCGACCTCTACCGCCGGGGTGCCGAACGATTCGAGCGCGACGAGTACGAGTCGTGGCTCGACGAGCGCGATACCGCCGACCTCGCGAGCCTGATTTACACCAGCGGGACGACGGGCCAGCCGAAGGGCGTCCGGCTCACGCACAAAAACCTCCGGTCGAACGTCAATCAGACCTACCGGCGCTACGGGCCGCGGCCGGACAAAGACGCGGACGATCCAACCATCGACGACGAGACGCAGGTCGTCTCCTTTCTCCCGCTCGCACACGTCTTCGAACGCACCTGTGGCCACTTCATGCTCTTCGCGGCGGGCGGCTGCGTCGCCTACGCTGAGAGCCCCGAGACGCTCACTGAGGACTTGCCGGCGGTCGCGCCGGACAGCATGACGAGCGTCCCGCGCGTCTACGAGAAACTGTACGATGGTATCCGGGAACGGGCCGCCCAGGACGAGGCGAAAGCCGATGTGTTCGAGTGGGCCGTCGACGTCGCCCGCCGCTATCAGGCGGCCGACGAGCCGAGCGACGAACTCGAGGGGGAACTGGAGAGCGCCGATCAGCTCGTCTTCGCGGAGATTCGCGAGAGCATGGGTGGCAACATCGAATCGCTAATCAGCGGCGGTGGCAGCCTCTCTCCGGAGCTCTGCCGGCTCTTCCACGGCATGGGCCTGCCCATCTACGAGGGGTACGGCATGACCGAGGCGTCGCCGGTCGTCGCGACGAACCCGCCGGCGGACACGCGTATTGGAACCATCGGCCCGGCGCTCTCCGGTCTCGAGACGAAGATCGATTCGTCGGTCGTCAGCGACGACGATTTTGACGACGAGGGCGATATCGGCGAACTGCTAATCAGGGGGCCGAACGTCACCGATGGATACTGGAACAAACCTGACGCGACCGAGGGTGCGTTCACTAAAGACGAGGACGGCAACCGCTGGTTCCGAACCGGCGATATCGTCCACGAACGCCCCGACGGCTATCTCGAGTTTCGCGAGCGCGCGAAGCAACTCGTCGTGCTCTCGACCGGGAAGAACGTCGCCCCTGCGCCCATCGAGGACGCATTTGCCTCGGTCGACGTCGTTGAACAGTGCCTGGTCGTCGGTGACGGCGAGAAGTTCGTCGGGGCCCTCCTCGTTCCGAACGTCGATGCGCTTCGGAGTCGAGCCGAGAGCGAAGACGTCACCCTCCCCGACGACATCGACGCGCTCGTCGAGGACGAGTGGGTGCTCGAGCAGGTCGATGCGGCCGTCGACGACGTCAACGAGGCGTTCGAATCTTACGAAACAATCAAGCAGTTCAGACTGATCCCCGAAGAGTTCACCGAGGCGAACGACCTGATGACGCCGACGATGAAGAAGAAGCGCTCGAAGATCGAAGATCGGTACGACCACCTCGTCGAGGAGATCTACGCGGACGACGAGACGGTCGGCGCGAGTTCGGACTAA
- a CDS encoding 30S ribosomal protein S13, which translates to MSEEEPQEQQDDEDLRYFVRIGQTDLDGTKSVERSLSEMNGIGRRTARLIADEAGVDRTATFGRLDDDVIETVVEQVENYADEVPEWLANRQSDFYTGETTHEIGNDLQLTRQHDINRMKMIDSYKGSRHKRGQKVRGQRTKSTGRTEGTIGVNVEEIREEQAEEAAAEEEDDE; encoded by the coding sequence ATGAGCGAGGAAGAACCTCAAGAACAACAGGACGACGAAGATCTTCGGTACTTCGTCCGCATCGGTCAGACCGACCTCGATGGGACGAAGTCCGTCGAGCGCTCGCTCTCGGAGATGAACGGTATCGGTCGCCGGACCGCCCGTCTCATCGCCGACGAAGCGGGTGTCGACCGAACAGCGACGTTCGGTCGACTCGACGACGACGTCATCGAGACCGTCGTCGAACAGGTAGAGAACTACGCTGACGAAGTACCCGAGTGGCTCGCTAACCGCCAGTCGGACTTCTACACCGGGGAGACGACCCACGAGATCGGCAACGATCTCCAGTTGACCCGTCAGCACGACATCAACCGGATGAAGATGATCGACTCCTACAAGGGCTCGCGCCACAAGCGCGGCCAGAAGGTTCGCGGTCAGCGAACCAAGTCCACCGGTCGTACGGAGGGCACCATCGGAGTCAACGTCGAAGAGATCCGCGAAGAGCAGGCGGAGGAAGCTGCCGCCGAAGAGGAGGATGACGAATAA
- a CDS encoding DUF4129 domain-containing protein yields the protein MQTSESPLSVRSSRVRVRPAATDALSSIRPTASDGSIYYHTAVSCRQLVSRSSLLRRVGVAACAIVAIALVAATIRSPLETGGDGTGGGSGGGEGDGVGQPAPPESAADGSVPAFLEYLIILLLVVFALALVWYLLAHRREAVKLIAIGLVVLFITAVLVYAMMAVLPFAAGEFEPAEQLSGSGEGGAGEGGSSGSEEETPISIGPMFVLLALLTAIFLGGLFLSRDSSGTEDRRSGSDLADDDSRVDGETTAAVGTAAGAAADRLEETDEFDNAVYRAWQEMTRPLEVDRPDSSTPREFARAATDAGMDRTDVDELTRLFEDVRYGDAPTTPEREARAIEVLRRIEAEYADASDGDSSDDRIDPKAAERHRSRGDDP from the coding sequence ATGCAGACCAGCGAGTCGCCGCTCTCGGTTCGCTCGAGTCGCGTCCGGGTCCGACCGGCTGCAACCGACGCCCTGTCCTCGATCCGACCCACCGCGTCCGATGGGTCAATTTATTATCATACGGCCGTTAGCTGTCGCCAACTGGTGTCCCGATCGAGCCTCCTCCGTCGAGTAGGCGTCGCGGCCTGTGCGATCGTCGCCATCGCGCTCGTGGCGGCGACCATCCGCTCGCCCCTCGAGACCGGCGGCGACGGCACGGGCGGTGGCAGCGGCGGCGGCGAGGGAGACGGCGTCGGTCAACCGGCGCCGCCGGAGAGCGCTGCCGACGGAAGTGTCCCGGCGTTTCTCGAATACCTAATCATCCTGTTGCTCGTCGTCTTCGCGCTCGCGCTCGTATGGTATCTCCTCGCCCACCGACGCGAGGCGGTCAAACTGATCGCGATCGGATTGGTCGTCCTGTTTATTACGGCAGTGCTGGTGTACGCCATGATGGCGGTGCTGCCGTTCGCCGCGGGCGAGTTCGAACCGGCTGAGCAGCTCTCAGGTAGCGGGGAAGGCGGAGCGGGTGAGGGCGGCTCGTCCGGGTCCGAAGAGGAGACCCCGATATCCATCGGGCCGATGTTCGTCCTGCTGGCGCTTCTTACGGCTATCTTCCTCGGCGGACTGTTCCTCTCTCGCGATTCCAGCGGGACCGAAGATCGACGGTCCGGCTCCGATCTCGCGGACGACGATTCACGGGTCGACGGGGAGACGACCGCCGCCGTCGGGACGGCCGCGGGAGCGGCGGCCGACCGACTCGAGGAGACCGACGAGTTCGACAACGCGGTCTACCGCGCCTGGCAGGAGATGACCCGGCCGCTCGAGGTCGATCGACCCGACTCGAGCACGCCGCGCGAGTTCGCCCGCGCCGCGACCGACGCGGGAATGGACCGCACTGACGTCGACGAACTCACGCGATTGTTCGAGGATGTCCGGTACGGGGACGCGCCAACTACACCCGAGCGGGAGGCCCGGGCGATCGAGGTGCTCCGCCGGATCGAAGCCGAGTACGCTGACGCTTCGGATGGGGACTCGAGCGACGATCGGATCGACCCGAAGGCCGCCGAACGGCATCGCTCTCGAGGTGACGACCCGTGA